In Bradyrhizobium sp. 195, the sequence ATTGACGCTTCCCGCCATCGCCGCTCTCCACTCCGAATGCCACTGAATTCAAAAGGCCGAGCGCACTACCCGCGTTCCTCTGCGCCTGTTGAGGCGACCCTATACACTTGCAGGCGCCGCTCAGCCCGTCACCCCAGGGTTATCCCCACTATATAGCACCGACCGGAAATTTGTTCCAGATTTGTTCCTACGGAATCAATCGCCAAATGTGGAGACGGAATGGCATCTAAATGGCGCCGCGATGGCAATTGGGATGGAACCAGACCGAGTTCCCACAAATGCCAAATACCACTTAACATTCATTAAGTTAGGACCAAGTCGATTACACCCAACTGTTGCGCTCCGGGCACGGACTCTGCCGCAGAATCGAGCTATCGTCGTGCCTGGAATTGATGCAATGGGCCTCGCGCCTGATAGTCCGCCTTGGGGAACTCAGAGAGGCGGACACGACTGGGGAGATTACAATGAAGAAGATCCTGATCGGCTTCGTCGGCGCGGTTGCGCTGACCGTCTCGGCTCCGGCCGGTGCTGCGGACCTCGCAGCCCGTCCCTATACCAAGGCGCCGGTCGCGCCGCCCGCTCCGATCTATACCTGGACCGGCTTCTACGTCGGTGTGCAGGGCGGCGGTGCCTGGGGCCGCAGCGACGAAACCTTCTTTGGCGCTCCGAATACGGCGATATTTGCTGGAAGTCAGAACTACGACACCACCGGCGGCTTTGTCGGTGGGGTGTTCGGCTACAACTGGCAGGCGGCCAACTGGGTGTTCGGCATCGAGGGCGACTATCATTGGGCTGACATCAACGGTCGTTCGGCCGAAATCAATGCCGGCCTCGGCGACACCTATTTCACGAGAATCCGCGGCTTCGGCGACATCAAGGGCCGTCTCGGCTACTCGACCGGCCCCGCTCTCTTGTTCGTCAGCGGTGGCGCTGCGGTCGGCGACATTCAGCACCGTTATGATGGCATCCCCGGAAACGTCTTCATCCAGAACAACACCCGCTGGGGTTGGACCGTCGGCGCCGGCGCGGAATACATGTTCGCTCCGAACTGGTCGGCCAAGGTCGAATACAACTACATCGACTTCGGCAGCAGCACGATCCAGTACTCCGCAGTGCCCACCAACCGCTCCGAGTGGACCGATACCGTTCACACCGTCAAGGCAGGCGTGAACTATCACTTCAACTGGGGCGGGCTGGGCACCACCAGGTACTGATATCCCTCTGACATCATTGAAGTCTAAGGCCGGCCTCGCGCCGGCCTTTTTCGTTTGACCGCAAGCCGGATGAGTCAGTCACGCTTACGTTTTGGGTACCCTGTGGCTTTTTGGAGACACAACTTGCGGCTTTGGTGGTGTAAGTACGGCGTCAGTTGGACACAGAGTCCGCTGCCCTTCCGCCCGCGGAAGGCAACAACAGAAACTGGGACTGGGATTAAGTTGAAAATGAAGAAGGTTTTGTTGGCTTCGGCCTGTTTGTTCGCTCTGGCGGCCCCCGCTTCGGCTGCTGACCTCGCGGCCCGCCCCTACACCAAGGCTCCGATCGCTCCGATGGCTTCGGTCTACAACTGGACCGGTTTCTATCTCGGTGTCGTCGGTGGCGGCGCCTGGGAAAGCGGTTCCGGCGACCCCCGGATGAAGGGCGGCTTCGTCGGCGGCACCGGCGGCTACAACTGGCAGACCGGCAACGTCGTGTTCGGCA encodes:
- a CDS encoding outer membrane protein; its protein translation is MKKILIGFVGAVALTVSAPAGAADLAARPYTKAPVAPPAPIYTWTGFYVGVQGGGAWGRSDETFFGAPNTAIFAGSQNYDTTGGFVGGVFGYNWQAANWVFGIEGDYHWADINGRSAEINAGLGDTYFTRIRGFGDIKGRLGYSTGPALLFVSGGAAVGDIQHRYDGIPGNVFIQNNTRWGWTVGAGAEYMFAPNWSAKVEYNYIDFGSSTIQYSAVPTNRSEWTDTVHTVKAGVNYHFNWGGLGTTRY